The window CCTATAAGCTCACGACCGACAATCAGATCGGGCTGGGCGCAAAGCACCACACAGAGATCGGCGAAGAGGCCCTTCGAGAGCAGAAGTGGAAAGATGCTATCCTCGCCGCCCGAGTCGCTCTGAAAGCCGACGCGAAGTACGCTCCCGCCCTTATCGTGATGGCACGCGCCAACCTAGGCATGGGGGTGTTCGACGAGGCCCAGAAGTACATCGAGGACGCCATCGAGGTGGACCCGACATCCTCCTTTGCTCATGATATTCTGTCGCAGGTTCACGTTCGCAAAGCGATTGCCGTGCGGGCGACAGGGGACGATCCGGAGAAGGCCGAGCAGAACGAGAAAGCCGCGTTCAAAGCTGCGATCGATGCGCATAACAAGGCCATCGAGTTGCGATTGCGTGCGCTGGGACAGCCGACTGAAGCTACTCTCAACCAGAGGCTAGCTCTGCTTTTCGAATACGGCCAGTTCGGTGAAGCGAAGAATATACTACGTCCGATAATCGAACGCGACCCGAAGAACGTGGATGCGCAGAACCGGATGATGTACGCACAGCTCCGACGAGGGGAGCTCGTGGACGCACAGAAGACCTTCGATGCTCTGGTCAAGCGCGGGCTGGGAGATGCGCGCACCTATGCGATGGGTGCGGTGCTGGCCTCGCTTCGCTGGGAGGATACGAAGGCGGACGATCTGATGCAGCAGGCGTTCAAGCAAGATCGGAAGTCGCTGTTCGTGCGACTGTGCCAAGCCTTTATCGTGCTGGATCGCGGCAAGGCCGCAGCCGCACAGGCAGCTGCGACCGACTTGCTGGACAGTGGGTTCAGCAACCCCGAGGTGTACTACTACCTCGGTCGCATCTACTACGATCAGAGAGAGTACGAAGCTTCTCGTGTGGCATACGAGAATGCGCTGCTGCAAAATCCCGCGCTGTCGGAAGTACACATTGCGCGGGCGATGGAGAACATGCGTTCCGCACGGCTTACCACAGATCCGAAGGCTGCTGAGAGGTACCTACGCCTTGCTCGCATCTCTTTCGAGATTGCACTCACCGCGCGAGGAGAATCGCCCGGTGCCCTAGCGGGTCTTGCGTTGGCGCACGCTTTCAGCGGCCGGAATGCAGATGCTGCTAGGCTCGCTGCCGGCGCACAGGTAGTGGGTGGTCAGACGGCATGGGTGCAATACGTTTGTTCCGCGGTGTACTCCAGGGCCAATCAGCCGGAAAAGGCACGGCAGGCAATGGACACTGCGATCAAGCTGAGCCCCGAAGGGATCGCAATGTCCATGCCGACGCTGGACGAGGCGTTCCGGTACATGACCAAGTGGGGCCGCTCACCGGTTCTAGTAGCACCTTAGAATAGCCCCTCCTCTAGCGCGCCCCCGAGGGATGGGGCTAGTCGGGAACTCTGGGTAGCAGCGTAGCTGTCGCCGGGACCGCAGTCTTGTTGCGAGATCGGTGTATCATGGTCCCATGAGCTTCATCCTGTCCCTTCTGGCCACGCTGTCGCTGCAGATTGCACCGGCTCCCTCGTTCGATGTCGTACGCACGGCGGTCGAGACTGCGTGCGTGCAGCAGCTGGATGTCAACCGTGACGGCTACCCCGAAATCGAGTACCTCCGCCGAATCCGAAACCTACAGGGCGCTTACTCACTCGAATCGCAAGGCTCTGGAAAGGGAACGGTGCTGGTGATCGTGGAGAGCCGGCTGCTGGAGCCGCTCGCAGGCGCGAGGGCCTTGGACCGACCGCTGGAAACGTTTGTCGCAGACCTGGCACGGGACGGCTATCACGCGTTCGCCCTGGAAGCCAAGCTGGAGCCGGGACAACGCAAACAGAACGGGCTGACCGTGTTAGCACTCAGACGCTGCCTGCAGAGTGTGCACCGGGCAGGTGTTGGGTTGCGTGGGGTGATCCTCGTCGGACGGTTCCCCGCTGCA of the Fimbriimonadia bacterium genome contains:
- a CDS encoding tetratricopeptide repeat protein, giving the protein MNAIRVVLTAVCFACFAPAFADIKVNVNVQDGDTIAGLFKIIATCESDSVIQQVEFYLNDELVGIDTSTPYEYTFDTIERDDGAYTLVIAAYAEDGSSQRVTYKLTTDNQIGLGAKHHTEIGEEALREQKWKDAILAARVALKADAKYAPALIVMARANLGMGVFDEAQKYIEDAIEVDPTSSFAHDILSQVHVRKAIAVRATGDDPEKAEQNEKAAFKAAIDAHNKAIELRLRALGQPTEATLNQRLALLFEYGQFGEAKNILRPIIERDPKNVDAQNRMMYAQLRRGELVDAQKTFDALVKRGLGDARTYAMGAVLASLRWEDTKADDLMQQAFKQDRKSLFVRLCQAFIVLDRGKAAAAQAAATDLLDSGFSNPEVYYYLGRIYYDQREYEASRVAYENALLQNPALSEVHIARAMENMRSARLTTDPKAAERYLRLARISFEIALTARGESPGALAGLALAHAFSGRNADAARLAAGAQVVGGQTAWVQYVCSAVYSRANQPEKARQAMDTAIKLSPEGIAMSMPTLDEAFRYMTKWGRSPVLVAP